In the Silene latifolia isolate original U9 population chromosome 1, ASM4854445v1, whole genome shotgun sequence genome, AAGAGCATGAGCATAAATAGCCCTTGCAGTTTCGACCGATCCTCTCTTCATGCACTCTTCGGCATCAGCAACCCAGGTAATCTTCCTATCCTCCTCCTCCACCCCAATACCAACCGTGTACTTAATGATAGCTTGACATGTGACAACAGACCCAGCAAGCTCCGAAGCTTCTGCTTCTCTCATCCAGACTTCCCTATCTATAACAACGCCTTCTCCTTCCAAGGATTGAATAGCATTGGCTATGAGCTTCTCCACCATTACAGTGTTCCCATTAGCTTCTTCCAGTTTCGCAGCAGTAATCCAAATAGCAGGTTCCTTAGGGAGCTTCGTCCTAGCCCtgtgaagcactctcttggccaTATCATATGTTTCTAGCCTTGCAAGGGCAAGCCACAACTCCACGTGCAGGGGACAGCATTCAACTGCCCTTTGAAGTAACAATCTGGCATCCTCTTCATTCGCAAGCTCGACAACAGCCTTCCATAGCCTAACCGACTCAGGATTATGTTCAAGTCCCTTCCTAATAACTTTGCTCTTATTTACATCATCACGCTCTAGGTTAGCAGCCTCCAGCCACAGTTTTACAGAACTAGGGATGGCTTTTACTCCCCTAAATATAACAGCTTTTGCTTCGTCAGGATTAGCCAAACGGCAGGCCTCCACCCATATATCCTCACTCTTGGGACACTCCTCACAGCCTCTCTGGATTAATGAGCGGGCAACATTAAGCTTACCCGCAACCTCTTCCAGTCTGGCAGCAGCAATCCAACCAGGCCCATGGCGAGGATTTGTTTGTCTAACAGACTTTAGCAACAATCTAGCCTTGTTAATATCTGAAATCTCGGCATCACACGTGATCTTCATACTGTTAAGATCAGTTAAATAACCTGTGGGATCAACAACAGTCTGCCCAGATACCGAATCTGAAGACCTATCAAGCTTCAATCTCAAAACCGTACCCCTAACCTTACCAAGGGTAGTCAACTCAGTAACAGGGATTTGTGACCAAGGAGTTTCAGTCCCTCCAAGCCCCCTACTCTTCGGATCAAGAGCCGACACAAGCTCTTTTTCCTGCACCGCTTTTTGCAAAATGTTATCAGGCACAGGCACTAAACTTTCAAACCTCCTCTTCTTATTCTTAAATGAATAATCCCCAATCGCTGGAATACTATCCCACTTATCATAGGACATCGTATGCAACTCCCTCTTCAAATCAGCAAACTGCTCCGTAATCTTTGGAGTCGACTTCCTATGATTCTCAATCTCCTCCTTCACGCGAGCCTCCTTCGAACCCTTCCTCCGCAAAGCCATCTGATCATCAACCCACTCATACACCGCTTCTGCCTCCTTATCTTCCTCATCATACTTAGCCGAAACTAACAACCCAACATCATTCCCCTCAAACTCATCAAATTTTTGGTTCTCATCATACCCTTTCTCCTCCCCTCCATCTCCACCAATTATAGTAGCAGAGCGGTCCGGCAAGTCCAAAGTCGACCTCGCTGGACCGATATCCGACCGAGTCGTAAACCCTGTGGCACCACGGCCCAAACCAGCCACATAATTAGCCGGCGGTTTCGAATTCAAGAACTTTAACCTAGTATTCTTAGGTTGTACAGGAGGCTGCATACCACCACCACAAAtcgaattagggtttatgttCAATGCTAGGGTTTTCCGATCGAAAGTTGTAATATAAACCATATTTTCCACAGAAAAAAAAATTGCTAAAAAAACTCAAATTGAATATAAAAAACTAGGGTTTGATATCAAATTGGTAAGGTGAAAGTAGATTGTGGAGAAAATACCTGAATGAATGATTGATACGATTGGAGATAGAAATTCCCCCAAATTGTTGTagcagattgattaaagttttaTCTGATTATGCAATTGTTATATCGCTTACGAGAGTTTATATATAAACTTTTAAATACGGGTTTGTAAAACGGGTTTAGGAAAGAGATTATTTTTTGACGGAAACATGAATCTTTATAAATTATGGAAACTCTAACAGatttaggaaatttttgagaGACCTGTTTCTTAAAGAAATTTGAAAAAAACAATTAAACGCCGAAGTTATTCATAAGGTGTAGTGGTTTACGGAGTAAACCTTCCTTCCGTCTcgatcatttgttatccttttatTTTGGCATAAAAAGACCAAGAAAAAAAGAGATGGTAAATTACTAAATGGTATGTggatcaaattgagtgtgaatgactaaattgttcatcaaatccattcATAAAATAGTAAGGATAACAATTAACCGAGACACATTAAAATGGAAAAAGGACACAAATAACCGGGATAGAGGGTGTATATGTTAATCTGAAACGGGAATGGTTAAAATAGAGATGTAGATCCTGGGTTCCATTAACCTTatgttcaatttttttgtttttttgcataAACTTATTTGTCTTCTCCAAATTTTTTAATTTGTTTGATTTTTTAAAAACTTCCTTAATTTAAATTTATCTAAAGAAAAGTAGTGGCATCAATATACTTGGGTTTGCATTTTATTGTCACCTTAAATTATCATAGAgcgttttatcgtatttatttttcttagttttttttttttttagtatatgAACTTTTAAAAAAGTGCCTAATATGAGGAATGGGTACGGCATGAAGAATGAATctattgaaagaaaaaaaaaatcaaaaaattaacaATTTTATATAGGATCAAGTTGAGCTCGAGGCTCGAGCTCAAGTTCAAGCtcgaaatcttttttttttttggtgtaaaagAATGGATATATGACGTTGATAAGGTTCGAACCCCACACCATGAGTACTATCGTTCATATAACTTTACCAATTAACCCAGTTGACATCGGCTTGTCTCACCAGCATTAATGAGAATAATTTTACAAACTTACTTtgataaattaatattttttctATAAGGTCAATCTAAATTAATGTGAAATGTAACTAGTCAATTAGACATCAGCATTTTATACAGTTCTACTATCCATCAGTTTCTTGTGAGTTGTGACCATAAACTGTGGAGTATACAATACTGATTTTGCATAGGAAAAGGCTAGTAAAATCAGAGATCAACAATTTTTACAGGTTTCGCTTATTGTTACTATCTAGCCGTCGCTTAACAGCCCCTGCTTGCCAGCAATTGTTGCTTGGGATGTAGCCTTAGCCTCAGGGGTATGAAGATTTCGCAAGATCCAATATCGAATCCTGCATTATTTCAAGCAACAAGTCTTGGCTCCGAGTTATAGTTGCAACATCATATTTCGTTAAAAGTGGGTGAAGTATTTAACGtttaccatttttatttactcTGACTCGCTCCGTTAAGATCTTTAATACCATAATCCTCTAGTTTGTCCTGCACATTGGCAAACTCAGCTGAGGTATcgggacaaaaaaaaaaaaaaaaaaaaaaagcaaagcaGATAAAAAACGATAAGTTGGAGGGAGTAATGTCACTTGAGATTATATCTATCTACTCTTGATCCAGTCGCCAATCACAGTTACTGTTagttaaaaagaaaatgaaaccATCTACAATAGTCGGGTAGCATTTCAACGCAAAAGAAGCTATCAGAGAACGAAGTCAATTTAAATCTACAAGCACCAAACTAAAATAAACAACAGAATGACAGATTCAGCAGTCCAGTACTACAGGTTCGAAAACTGATCTCAGAATAATTTATTAGACTACAGACGAAATCGAGTATATGTATATGACAACATTGTTCGTTAATCATTCAATCAGAATATCAGATTAAAGCCAAGAAAGATGTTAATTGAACTATGTAAAGAATGGGGGAGAACAAGATGCTCGAGTGCTCGACAGACAAACTGATCATATACTGAAAAAACTCTCGGATTAATTTACATGTACAGTCAATTGTTCCCAGCCGCATTTTCTTCCTTTTGGAACAGCATGTTCAAAATCGCTTCAGTTGACAGATGAGCATTCTCAACCGCTTTTGAAACAGCTTGCCACTTCTCGCCATGCTTCGGCTTATCAATAACACAGCGTCCCAACACGTCTTTCTGCAGCTTGTCCTCCGTCCCATGTTGAACTTCCTTGGAGTTGGAACTCTTCTTTCTCGAGTTTTATTACCGAGTAACATCGCCTCTCTTTCAAGCTCACGGTTATGATCATATTCCAGATTAAAAGAAGCAAGCCAAATCTCGTCAGAGTCGGGAATAGCAGCACAAGCATCCTTAAGAATAGCACGAGCAGACGACACGTCACCAGCAAGACACTTCTCTTCCGCAGCCATAAGCCATAAATCTTCGACATGTGGCACATACATAACCGCGGTGCGCAATAACCTGTCAAGAGACTCTCTAGTCCCATGACGTTTTTCGTGTTCCGCTGCTTGAAGCCACAAATCAACGTCCCTGGAACAACGTTCAACTATCCTTTGCAACGACAATCTAGCTGATTCGAGATTATTCCTAACCTCGACGACCGCCTTCCACAACATGTTGGATTCAGGATAATGTATAAGTCCTTTACACAAAACTCTCATCTTATTTGTATTATCATGCTCAAGCTTAGCAGCCTCCAACCACATTATTTCAGAATTATCGGCCCGGTTCGAAATCGCACCCAATTCACAAGTCTTACCTGAATGCATGATTAGAAATTAGAAATAATAATTGCGGAGATTATCGGAATTGAAGCAATTTAGTAGtaattttgatttgatttgatgtATTCAGTAATATAATCTAAAATTGTGTTATATGTATAGTTGGGAAAAGTCGGTGTAATCTCCCTCTATTAAGTCCGTTGGTTTTCAAAAAAAGGAAAtttagaaattttcaaaataaCTTTCCTAAAAATCGAAATCTAATCTACTAATTTTCAAAATAACTTTCCTAAAATCAAGCTAATAATATTTCTAAAAAAGGAAACTTAAAAATTTTAAAACGAATTTTTTTAAAAGTTTTGGTGTAAGGTTTAAGAATTAACAGAgtttaattagggtttatttataattttgaaaaatacacaaaaaaaaggcagttataaaataattataattatgaataAATAAATCCAAAATTCATTAATCCGAAATtaaaggattttattttaattgattaaTCAGAAATTTAAAAAGTTAAAATAAATTAACTAAAACTAGTTTTAATCCTGTGCAAATTGCACGAGATTGTTTTTAAaaactttattattatattatgatTAAATGTACTCAATATAACTTGGTATCACGCGTAAATATTAAATAACCCCCTTTTACCAGTAAGAgaattatacatctgatgtagtaccTCCAATTCTATAGTTTATGAGCAttctaataaagtttttgagtttattttaaagtttctgagttttactataaaatttattagtttattcacttaaacattaaaaTTTGAGTTTGAGGTAATAAactcaaaaaaaatacatatatgctcaaaaaacaaaaaagttggaggTAGTATATCCGTATGTTCCTTTTTCACCCCTTTTACCTTgtacaaaagtgaaattcaacccaagttttactttttcaaccaaaagcacaATATTCACAACaaaaaattcattttatatgCATATATACACTTTATTATTAACACATAATAGCGCTTATACGGTTattataaattaaaaaaaaaagtcgaTTCATTTTACATTGAATAAGAAATACTTGCACGAATTTTATAAAATTGGAATTTTATTGATAAACTATTCTCATTTGTATATAGTTTGTATTAAAATGGTACAAactaattaatataataaaaatattttaataaatagtaaCAATTGACGTTGAAATACgtttacaataaataaatacaatagcTTTTTTTGTAAATAGGTTTCcaatgtaaaataaataaatcatggGTGATGTCATCTAAATCATGGGTGATGTCACTATTAAATCAtctaaataatgacattgcttctGCAAATTGAGTAAATGTTCTTGTATTAATAGAATGaagatgaaatgaaaataaagaaaaaaaaattgtttaatttaAAAATCTCCTATAACTAACTAAAAAAAATACTATCATTATCAAATAATATTTTTTCTAAATTTGCTATCTCGTTCTCGTATATCCGAGGGTTTACCCAGTGCATACCAAAAGTAGCGGTTGTGGCTTCCCTCGTCCCCACCACCACTACCAACAACAACaccagagccttaatcccaaaatgatcaGGTCGGCTgatatgaatcatcctttagaaccattCATAAGTGGTCGCACACTCAAAAAGCCGAAAATATTTTCTCATTCTCATTCTCTACAAATCGAGACCCATCTTGATATacttttcaacaaaaaaatttatttttaatcCGCTTATGTAAAAAGTTTGTTGAGAAGTCCTTTTTTTTGTAAAATGTTAGGCAAAACACCGACAATTTTTCTAAAGCGAGTTCAAACATGCTCTAAGCATTCTGTATCGGTTTAAAAAATTGTTTATAGATATCTGTCTAGGAGATCGAGACTACAATATAAAATCTCTAGGTTATACGTCAATCATAATTTCAAGATTTAGATATCGTATGAAAATAGAAATATGTAATTCTCGTAATGATTGCACAAAAAATCACAAAGGGACGACATAGGGTCATAGTAGTTTTGGCAAGGGGGTCAATCGGATCGGGCTCGGGTGGGTCAGTTCGGTTTTGGTCATTTTCGGGGTGTTATTTACGGATAATGAAGGTCaatttgcaaaaataaatattcGTGTTGGGTTAATTCATGTTTGGGCCAAGTTCGAGTCCTTAATTCGGGTGTCGGGGGTCAATTTTGCCAGGTATCATAAACTCATAACATAGGATCCAGAGCCTTATATATTATTGGCAGAGTCCAAATTTACCATTAGGTCGGACAAAAAATACGCAAGCAAATTACTGATGAAATATAGTGGAAaacattattataattataataattcgcatataatactccctcctattctatatattcTTCTCTATTTCCTAAAACGAATTATTCagtttttcttcccctttcttattttggaaacttttactcttattttattcatttctctctcctatcaccaaacccaacccaactcttttactcatattttattactttccttaatattttggccccaccatccccctactactaagagaataaaaattctcaaaagttttccctccaaactccacctacttatataaggaaagaaataaaattTTCCCATTAAGCTATAATCTTTTTCTTAAAGCATGACTTTTTTTATTAAAttctaaattataattatataatgttttaatcaaaataaaataaaaggagtataaaattataaaatacaaaatcgTTAATTTTTCTTCGAAAATGACTTAATGCATAGTTAAACtatataaaacaataaaataatattattagctaCGTGAAAAAAACTCATTAAGATAATTTAagcaaagttataaaataaaatcattaactttattttaaaaaaaattcatgaCATACTacattttttttctcatattaaaATACAATTAGGTGAATTATAAAATTTGAAGGTATAAAATTTGGAAtgaatcctcctatatactaagagaataaaattctccaaagTTTTCCTCCAAAAAGGTATCAagctaaataagaaaacaaaaatacttctttttttaaattattatcatttcatcaaaatataaccttttaatcaaataataatattttctttgaaaatctaaattataatattttaattaaataagataaattcactataattttataaactgtaaatttctaaatttttgttatgtattattatatatgagaaaataacttgacacattttgtataaaacaaaatattaaaCTGATATAATTAGCTTCatcacaaaaaaaataaaaaattattaacataacttgagaaaatttcttatttgtaatcattagttttatgttaaagaaaaaatcattaaacatattttataactttactaaattcTCTTGATTAGTTCATAGTTCATTTTTTCTCATATCGAAATACGATGAGgtatatgaaaaattaataatgtatcaatttaaaatatttaaataaaaaataaaaaataaaacctCTATATATACCGCAAATGTGCGAGATTTATACTATTAAATACCAATAGTATAATTGTTACCTTCTCTAATAtccctatctaaaaaaccgcgcatttgcgcgggatctatactagtttcttatttaactcataattattcatccctctctcctactaccaaaccccacccaactttttactcttattttattcttctccttaattctcgtgcccacaaacaaagggaaaaatacatagaattggagggagtatatatttcctatattatattcaatatttgttatttttatataaaaatttttacatttcatttaACAAAAAGTATTAAAAAAATTACGAAAATAATATAACTAGATTGGTGGTAGAAAATATGCTATCATTaaagtataaatttcatattatttgcacatattttaattatgttaaaaaataGAAAAAACCCGTACGAATATTAATAGATGGTATATAACTATTACATATATTGAAGTGGCAATTGCCCGTATTCGGAATTTGAGCTGGATGTCGAACTAGGtgtaaaaaagatggtgtatttcttagtatgttatttgtctcacattgaaaaataatgcaggtgtggtgaatatattacatataattattagaattatcccacatcgaaagattaacataagatgtggtgattctatgattataaataagagacatcattggaacttaggtatcaacccaaaatcttttgagtctcttaagtttTGTCATAGAGAGCTCTTAAGAGATTGTATCATTCTCTCCACAATATGATACGGAGTAtaatttttcatattatattcaaatgacattgtttataatttttatttatataaaaacttatatgtttcatttgtaatactccgtatttataagtcttggggtactctatcgagtaggccttactctgtcgagtaagggtaagttgcgttttagaaaagtttctgacctgttgggtactcgatcgagtaactagggtactcgatgtagtaagggggtactcgatcgagtacctcgggtactcgatcgagtgtccggttttacggggagttttctcgggttttgttaattatgcgattaaggtatataagctttgtcgtcattattctaaatcacttttgcaaaacctaaattactgtttaagagagaaagcaagcaagttcttcatcctaatcgcattattagcaatccccggagtttggaaggtcagttcttagcgttggttataccgtcgagttccttgcgtcaagggtaagatctgtgtaccctttttattgtctttcctttgatttggttaaaccctaatatagggatttgggggtttttgaataGTATGTAAtttggtagcatttatatgtcgtatgataggaggagggttcatagaggaagctttttgatacaaagcAGAGAGACCGTCGACAaagtgtgctttccgggtaggatttctactcggtattagtcccataatgggatattggttgatgtgttgtgattggttgtttgatatagtaattgtattgtgattgtggttgtgattgttgtctatggtttgcgaggcgtggcctcggctgagtgaggtcacttgcgggagtggcttcacgccctagtttcgccttctgtggagcccgccacagaagggatgtgcacattaatggacagggttatcgctcactatgtggagcgaggatttggtgggtacggctacggtcccccccTTTGGCggtggtggtccagtggacggtcggtgattgagatgattggatttggcgtgattgtgtgtgtatgacagttaagctgtctgtttatcttattgttaatatatattgagttgtgtgattagtactgaccccggtgttgttttgtaaacctgcggtgatccattcggggatggtgagcagatattgagcaggtatgagatgagtactggatAGCTAGGATttccacgacatgatgataggagtcttccgctgtagcttattagtttatttacatttcagctagaatagtcagtttgagaacatgtattacacttttggtttggttttgagaattgtaactcttcgctaagtatttatatttaaacgttgtttcttcattgtttatttgattatcattgcctcgggtaaccgagatggtaatgtcttcatacctgagtggtcctggtaaggcacttggagtatgggggtgttacaaatggtatcagagcgacgatcctgaaacctgtaaccaatgaacctaatgaacatagagagtcaactaaaatga is a window encoding:
- the LOC141613816 gene encoding protein STABILIZED1-like isoform X2 codes for the protein MALRRKGSKEARVKEEIENHRKSTPKITEQFADLKRELHTMSYDKWDSIPAIGDYSFKNKKRRFESLVPVPDNILQKAVQEKELVSALDPKSRGLGGTETPWSQIPVTELTTLGKVRGTVLRLKLDRSSDSVSGQTVVDPTGYLTDLNSMKITCDAEISDINKARLLLKSVRQTNPRHGPGWIAAARLEEVAGKLNVARSLIQRGCEECPKSEDIWVEACRLANPDEAKAVIFRGVKAIPSSVKLWLEAANLERDDVNKSKVIRKGLEHNPESVRLWKAVVELANEEDARLLLQRAVECCPLHVELWLALARLETYDMAKRVLHRARTKLPKEPAIWITAAKLEEANGNTVMVEKLIANAIQSLEGEGVVIDREVWMREAEASELAGSVVTCQAIIKYTVGIGVEEEDRKITWVADAEECMKRGSVETARAIYAHALSVFLTDESIWFEAVQLEKSHGTMESFDALFRRAVTYLPQVEVLWLMGAKEKWLAGDVPSARAILKEAYDAIPSEEIWLAAFKLEFENHEPERARMLLANARERGGTERVWMKSVIVERELGNTSEERRLLDEGLHRFPKFFKLWLMLGQLHERLGQQAKAKEAYESGLKKCPRCITLWLSLANLEEKITGLNRARAVLTSGRIKNPQNPELWLAAIRAELRHGQTMAADNLMAKALQECPSSGILWAAHIEMVPGHQRIRKSNDAIKNCDQDPYVFAAVGRLHWQHGKVEEARKKLNTAVTLAPDTGDFWALYYKFELQHGTEDNQKDVLRRCVVAEPKHGEKWQAVSKAVENAHLQTEAILKKVVMVIGKEENTAGNNTH
- the LOC141613816 gene encoding protein STABILIZED1-like isoform X1 gives rise to the protein MVYITTFDRKTLALNINPNSICGGGMQPPVQPKNTRLKFLNSKPPANYVAGLGRGATGFTTRSDIGPARSTLDLPDRSATIIGGDGGEEKGYDENQKFDEFEGNDVGLLVSAKYDEEDKEAEAVYEWVDDQMALRRKGSKEARVKEEIENHRKSTPKITEQFADLKRELHTMSYDKWDSIPAIGDYSFKNKKRRFESLVPVPDNILQKAVQEKELVSALDPKSRGLGGTETPWSQIPVTELTTLGKVRGTVLRLKLDRSSDSVSGQTVVDPTGYLTDLNSMKITCDAEISDINKARLLLKSVRQTNPRHGPGWIAAARLEEVAGKLNVARSLIQRGCEECPKSEDIWVEACRLANPDEAKAVIFRGVKAIPSSVKLWLEAANLERDDVNKSKVIRKGLEHNPESVRLWKAVVELANEEDARLLLQRAVECCPLHVELWLALARLETYDMAKRVLHRARTKLPKEPAIWITAAKLEEANGNTVMVEKLIANAIQSLEGEGVVIDREVWMREAEASELAGSVVTCQAIIKYTVGIGVEEEDRKITWVADAEECMKRGSVETARAIYAHALSVFLTDESIWFEAVQLEKSHGTMESFDALFRRAVTYLPQVEVLWLMGAKEKWLAGDVPSARAILKEAYDAIPSEEIWLAAFKLEFENHEPERARMLLANARERGGTERVWMKSVIVERELGNTSEERRLLDEGLHRFPKFFKLWLMLGQLHERLGQQAKAKEAYESGLKKCPRCITLWLSLANLEEKITGLNRARAVLTSGRIKNPQNPELWLAAIRAELRHGQTMAADNLMAKALQECPSSGILWAAHIEMVPGHQRIRKSNDAIKNCDQDPYVFAAVGRLHWQHGKVEEARKKLNTAVTLAPDTGDFWALYYKFELQHGTEDNQKDVLRRCVVAEPKHGEKWQAVSKAVENAHLQTEAILKKVVMVIGKEENTAGNNTH